CGCAGTTGGCATCAACCTGGAATGTTCCACTGGATTTAGTGTAGGTAACAGTTCCGCCACAAGCATCGGTCGCAATCGGAGCACTTGCCTGAGCAGTTGTTAACCCTGCAGAATCAGTACACTCTAAAGTTATATTAAGATCATTAGCAGCTGTTGTCCATGTAGGAGCAGTTTTATCCTGAATTGTAATTACTTGTGTAAAAACTGCAGAAGTGTTAAGACAAACATCTTTTGCTATCCAGGTATTGGTATACGTTCCCGCACTTGCGCAATTGGCATCAACCTGGAATGTTCCACTGGTTTTAGTGTAAGTCACAGTTCCTCCGCAATTATCAGTTCCTACCGGAGCACTTGCTTGAGCAGCTGTTAATCCATTAGAATCACTGCATTCTAAAGTTACATTTAGCGCATTTGCACTAGTTGTCCAGGTAGGAGCAGTTTTATCCTGAATTGTTATGGTCTGTGATTTTGTTATGGTGCCACAGCTTGTAACAACTTTAAAAGTTCGGGTTACTACTATTGGGCACGTGCCTGTGGCAACATCACTGTAAGAAAGTGTGTAACTGCCTATACTGCCACTATTGGAAATAGAACCTCCGGCAGTAGTTAATTGGGCAAGCGAAATAGTTGTATCTGTAGCTTTAAAGACTAAACCCGTTATTGCTGCAGTGCTGCATCCTTCGATGGTTGCATCTTGTGGAGCAACAAGTGCGGCTGCAGGACTTATGGTAACATCTACTGGTACTGAAGTTAATTCGCAGTTAGTAGTGCCATTTTTAACCTTTACTTTATAAGCACCACTTACTGTAACAACCAATGTTGAATTTGTTTCACCATTTATCACAGCATTATCTTTGTACCAAACATAAGTTGGAGAAGTGGCATTTGTATTTGCAGTCAATGTTGTAGAACCACAAGCATTTAATACTCCGGTAATTGTTGGAGCACATGGTACAAAATAAGATGGTTGAGGTACTGCTTTTGATTCATCGCTGCAGGATGAGTTTTTATAGTTTAAGGTTGAGGTACTTACGGTCTGTGTTCCGCAAGCACTTCCAGTTGGAGTTAATTGATACGTTAAGGTAATTTTCTCCGCATTTAAAAAGTCAGTGTTCCATGTGATCACCTGACCAACTGCTGATGCAGTTCCTTTGGTTGTAGTGATTCCGCTAATAGTAAAACCGGCAATAACTGTTTCTTTTTCGATCAGACTTTGAGCGACCCAGGATAATTGAGTAGCAATCTGATTGTAAATCGCAGTTAAATTGGCTCCGCTGTTGGTGATGTAAGCGGCACTTCCCTGAATATTATCCAAAGTATATTTGGCGACATTTCTGTCACTTCCTTCTGTATTTATATTTCCGGAGATTCCTCCAAATAAACCAACTGCAAAAACCTGATTGTTGTATACAACACTCGATTTGGTAGTTGTTTTGGCGTCTGTTGCTGCATTTATGGCATCAACAACACATTGAGAGTTTTTAGCAACATCACAATCTGTGTTTCCGTTGGTACCAGTTACATTTGTAACCCCGTCTGTTAAAAGAATTATACTTCGTCCGGTGCTGCAATCAAATCTTCCATTGGCTTCCAGTTCAGTTTCTGCTCTTTTAATACCTGCATAAATATTGGTCGAGTTTGTTGCCTGCAAAGAATTTATCTGTGCTTTTACTGCAGTTACACCAGCGTTATCCAGATAGGTAAGCCCTATTTTTAGAGAAGCCGTTGTACTATAGGCAACAATTGCGATTCTGTTTTGTGGATTTGTTTTAGCCTGATCTACAAAAGCGATGGCCGCTTCTTTGGCATAATCCATAGATGTTTTCATATCACCAGAAATGGTATATCCCATACTACCGGAGATATCAATTGATAATATTACATCTGAATTTCGTGTCGAAGGGTTCGCTCCGGTTATATCTACTTTTACGTCTAAAACTCCACAATTGGTAGCGTTGGCTGTAATTGTTTTACTTGTTGTAATGCTTGGAGCCTGACCTAAAACGAAAGATGTCGAAAATAAAAACAATACCGCAAAGTATAATTTTTTTATGTCTCGTAAATTATTGCTGAAAGAGAGTAATAGTTTTTCCATTTTAAATTATTTTAAGGGAATACTTAATCCGTTTTTAATCATTAGCCGGGTTAATGACGAAAGTGTGTAAAAGACTGTCAACAGAATAGTTGGTACAGCTTTTTGAGGTTGCAGTAATTTGATTACAAGACCATTTTTCTACAGGAGTGCCGGCAGGAATGGTAATGTGAATGAAAAAATTCACAGATTCACCTGCATTTAAGGTAATCTCGCTAATAGTACTTTTGGTTGAATCGATAAAATCGGTGCCAACAACGATATTTCTCGAGGTGCTGCTTCCGTCTGTATTACTGCAAGTACTGTTAACATTCTTTGCAGATAAAACGTAAGTGTCGGTCGATGAACCATTATTGGTCAGAATCATGGAATAGTAAGTTCCGTCTGGTGGAGTATTTCTAATGTTTCCATTATTTTCTACAACCAAAATAGCCTTACAGGAACCAGATTGAGCAAATGAAATAGTTGTAAGCAAGCAAAACAGTATTGTGAAAATGCTTTTTTGAAAGATATTTTTTCTGAGTAAGAAAATATACTTACAATTGTTTACAAATTTTACCGCTTTTTCAAGAGTAGATTTAGTTTTCATAACTTAAGATTTAGTTTTGTAGTATTTATGAAATTTTAACAGAATCAAAATTATATTAGAGTTTTTGTATTTAAATTTTTTTGTCTGTAACTAACCTAAAAACTCGTTTAACTACTCTTTTTTTACTAAATATTGCCTCAAAAAAAACTTTTTTTGACCGATTTTAACAAAATTGAATAAGCATTTTTCTTCCTTTTTTGATCAAATTCGTAGTTTTTAATCGGGTGTAAATAATTAATAATCAAGTATTTAGTTAAAATTTTACAAATTTGCAAAATATCGACAAACTGACAGTTTTAATAGATGAAGTACACAATTTGTTAAAATGAATTTTGGCTTTTTTTGATTTTGTTAAAGTTTTGATGATTCTGTATTCTTGTTAAAATTTTCATATAATGTTAACAGAACTAAAAAATAGGGGAGTATTAGAAATTCTTTTGTAAATTAGAACTTAGAAAATATTTTTGGCTAGTGTACTTATTTTTAAATCATCTCTTTTTATGAAAAACTTAATTTTAATACGACACGCAAAATCAAGTTGGGAAGCTCCTTTGAAAGATTTTGACAGACCTTTAATGAAAAGAGGTATTCTGGATGCACATGAAGTTTCTTCAAATATTTCGAAATATCTTCCAAAAACTTATATTATATGGAGCAGTTCTGCAGCAAGAGCCTCAGAAACTGCACTTATTTTTGCCCAAAATATTTCATACCCCATTGAAAGCATCGTTTACAAAGACGATCTTTATACGTTTGATGACAAACAACTCGAAAAAGTTATTAAATCATGTGATAATAGTTTCGAAAGCGTTATTCTTTTTGGACATAACGAGGCTATTACAAATTTTGTTAATAAATTTGGGGATGTTTTTATAGAAAACGTCCCGACTTCAGGTTTTGTATCTCTGCAATTTGATTCGGAGAGTTGGGACACATTAAATAAAGGCAAAACACATAAAACAATTTTCCCCAAAGATTTAAAATAAATAAAGTGTACGAACAGAAATATATCGATAGAGAAAAAAGTTGGTTAGCGTTTAATGCAAGAGTGCTTCAGGAAGCAGCAGACAACACAGTTCCACTTTTAGACAGACTGCGTTTTGTTGGAATTTTTTCAAACAATTTAGATGAGTTTTTCAGAGTTCGATACGCCGCGATTCGAAGATTAAGCCTCTCTGGTATTTCTGGCGAAAAATATTTAGGTGGTATTTCTGCCCATCAATTAATCAAGGATATTACCGAAATCGTTATTCAGCAGCAATCTGAAAGTTTACGAATTTTAGGGAATATTGAGGCTGAACTGGAAGCCGAGAATATCTTTATTATAAACGAGGATCAAATTACAAAAAGTCAGGAAAATTTCCTTAAGGACTTTTTTATGCAAAAGTTAAGTCCGGAATTAGTGACTATCATTCTGAATGATCTGGCAGTTTTTCCTGTTTTAAAAGATACTTTAGGATATTTGGCAGTTCGTCTGGAACTGGCAAATGATGAGGTTCGTTATGCATTAATCGAGATTCCTAAAACAATTAACAGATTTGTAGTACTTCCATCAGAAGATGATAAACAGTATGTTATTTTAATTGATGATGTAATTCGTTACAAACTAAAAAACATCTTCAATATTTTTGATTATAAAAGTGTTTCGGCACACATGATCAAAATTACAAGAGATGCACAATTAGATATTGATAGTGATTTAAGTAAAAGTATGCTGGAGAAAATCTCTTCATCTGTAAAAGATCGAAGAATTGGAGAACCGGTTCGTTTTATTTATGACAATTTAATTGAAGAAGATACTTTACAATTCTTTCTGGATAAAATGAAAATTGTAGAAACAGACAGTATAATCCCGGGAGGAAGATATCATAACCGACGTGATTATATGAGTTTCCCTAATTTAGGACGTTACGATTTGCTGTATAAGCCAAATGAACCTTTACCGGTTCCGGGACTAAGTATGGACGGAAGCATTTTGGAAAAAATCAGTAAAAAAGATTATTTACTACATGCACCATACCAGTCGTTTGCTTATCTAACTAAGTTTTTGCGTGAAGCTGCTTTAGATCCAAAAGTTACCAGTATTAAAATTACATTGTATCGTCTTGCAAAGAACTCACAGATTATCAGCTCATTGATTAATGCAGCTAAAAATGGTAAAAGAGTAGTGGTACAGATTGAACTTCAGGCACGCTTTGATGAAGCTTCAAATATTTCGTATGCAGAGCAAATGCAAACGGAAGGAATTGAACTGATTTTTGGAATTAAAGGTCTTAAAGTCCATAGTAAAATATGTGTTATCGAAAGACTTGAAGAAGGTAAGAATCGCCGTTACGGATTTGTTTCAACAGGAAATTTCAACGAAGCAACAGCAAAAATTTATACAGACGTTACTCTTTTTACGTGTAATCAGGGAATTTTAAAAGATGTTTCTAAAATATTTGAATTTTTTGATATCAATTACAGAGTTCACAGATACAAGCATTTAATTGTTTCGCCACATTATACAAGAACTAAGTTCATCAAGCTTATTGATCGTGAAATTCTTCATGCATTGGCAGGTAGAAAAACACATATTAAGCTTAAAATGAATAGCTTGTCGGATTTTAAAATGATCGATAAATTATACGAAGCAAGTAATGCCGGTGTAAAAATTCAGCTTCAGGTAAGAGGAATTTGTTCTCTAATTCCGGGAATACCGGGAATGAGCGAAAACATCGAAGCAATTAGTATTGTAGATAATTATCTGGAACACTCGAGAGTTTATATTTTTGGAAATGCAGGTTTAACCGAAGTTTACATTTCATCTGCCGATTTTATGACACGCAATCTTGATGGAAGAGTCGAAGTAACCTGCCCGATATATGATCTTGAAATTAAAAAAGAATTAATAGATAATTTTAATATTGCATGGAAAGGGAATGTTAAAGTGAGATACCATTCTTATAAATTAGACAATAAATATAAGCCTCGAAATCATCATGCCCCATTTAGAGCGCAGTTTGAAACCTACAAATATTATCTAAATAAGATCGAGGTAATGGAGCAGGTTCCACAAAAAGTAAATAATTAAAAAACCAATTTCAAATCATAAGTGAGCATGATTAATATTAGGAAGTTTGCAGCAATAGATATCGGTTCAAATGCCATGAGGCTTTTGATATCAAATGTTGTAGAACAAGAAGGGAAAGAACCGCAGTTTAATAAAAGTTCACTTGTTCGTGTGCCAATTCGTTTGGGGCAGGATGCCTTTACAGTAGGCGAAATTTCAGCAGAAAATACAGATCGAATGGTAGATGCAATGAAAGCATTTAATCTTTTGATGAAAGTACATAAAGTAGAGCGTTATATGGCATTTGCAACTTCGGCAATGCGTGAAGCTTATAATGCAAAAGAAGTAGTGGCTCTGATTAAGAAAAAAGCCGACATTAAAATAGAGATCATTGACGGTAAAAAAGAAGCCGCTATTATTGCTTCTACAGATTTACATCATTTATTAAAAACAGACGAAACGTATCTTTTTGTAGATGTGGGTGGTGGAAGTACAGAATTTACGCTCTTTTCTGATGGAAAAATGATTAACTCAAGATCATTCAAAGCCGGAACCGTTCGTCTGCTTAATAATATGGTTTGCGATGTGGTTTGGGATGAAATTGAAAAATGGATTAAAACCAACACAGCAGATTATGATGAGGTTACGCTGATTGGTTCTGGAGGAAACATCAATAAGTTGTTTAAGATGTCCGGAAAACAGCAGGAAAAGCCACTTTCATACATTTATATTAATTCACAATATGCGTTCTTAAATTCATTGAGTTACGAGCAAAGAATCGCCGAATTAGGATTAAACTCTGACCGTGCCGACGTTATTATTCATGCCACCCGTATTTATCTGAATGCAATGAAGTGGAGTGGAGCACGCCAGATTTATGTTCCTAAAATCGGACTTTCTGATGGTATTGTAAAAGCAATGTATTACGGTAAAATATAAAATTAGTTTTGCCACGAATTCCAAAAATTCTCGCGAATTAACACTTTAAAAAGTTTAAGATTTCGTGCTAGTTTATGGAATTCGTGGCAATTTTTTATAAAATATAATTTTTTAAAATTAAATAAATGAACAAAACCAGACTCGAAGCCTTTAGTGATGGTGTTTTAGCAATCATAATTACCATCATGATTTTAGAAATAAAAGTGCCTCACGGACACGAGTTTGCTGACTTGAAACCGCTTATCCCTAAGTTTTTAAGTTATGTTTTAAGTTTTATTTATGTTGGGATTTACTGGAATAATCATCATTATTTAATTCACAGTTTAACCAAAATCAACGGAAAAATTCTTTGGGCAAATCTGCATTTGCTATTTTGGTTGTCTTTAATTCCTGTTGCGACTGGCTGGATGGGTGAGCATAATTTCGCAAAAGCATCCATGGCTTTATACGGTTTTGTATTGCTCTTATCCTCAATTGCATACTTTATTCTGCAGAGAACAATCATTATTAGTGAAGGGAAAAACTCAGTTATTGCCAAAGCAATTGGCAAAGATGTAAAAGGGAATGCTTCTTCTGTTTTGTATATAGTAGGAATATTTTTTTCGTTTTACAACGTCTGGGTTTCGGGTGCAGCCTATTTTATTGTAGCAATGCTATGGCTTATTCCTGATAAAAGAATTGAACGGGTTTTTGCTTCAAAAGAATAATTTTGTCTAAAATGAAATCCGTTTTTCAGTCCATTCAGATTATACCACAGAAGGAATTAGATCAGTTAGATGATTTAATTACAACACGCAAGCTAAAAAAAGGAGAGCTCTTATTAAAAGAAAATCAGGTCAGTAAAGAAATCTATTTTATTAAAAAAGGTATTTTACGCTCTTACTTTTTTAATCATCTGGGAGATGAAATCACGAATTGTTTTGCTTTCGAAAACGAATTTATGGCATCATTTTCAAGTTTTATAACTCAGAATGTTGCCGAAGAAAATATTCAGGCTCTGGCCGATACAGAATTAGAAGTTTTAAGTCGTGAAAATTTACAGAAGCTTTATGAATTGGGCTCGCATTGGCAGGAAATTGGACGTAAACTAACCGAAATGGAATATGTAACACTTCAGAAACGTCTCATTTCCTTTCAGAAATTATCAGGAACACAGCGTTACGAAGAACTCTATAAAAATCATCAAAAGTATTTACAGTTAATTCCGTTGCAATATTTAGCATCTTATCTAGGCGTCTCACCAAGACATTTAAGCCGAATCCGAAAAGCGGTTTTTCAGGACATTTGTCCAGTAAAATAGATAAGCCGATTAGTATTTTTGAAAAAAGACTGATATGAAAAAAATACTGATTATAAATGGACATCCAAACGCGGCAAGTTTTAATTTCGGAATAGCAGAATCGTATAAAGACGGTGCAATTGCTTCGGGAGCACAAGTTGAAACCATTATTATAGCCAATTTAAAATTTAATCCGAATTTACAGTTTGGATATCAAAAGCGAACGGAATTAGAGCAGGATTTGGTTGAATCCTGGCAAAAAATCAAAAGCGCTGATCACTTAGTGTGGATTCATCCGGTTTGGTGGGGAGGACTTCCCGCAATTACAAAAGGATTTATTGATCGTTTGTTTTTACCCGGAATGGCTTTTCAATACAAAGAAAACTCAGTTTGGTGGGATAAATTACTAAAAGGAAAAACAGCACATATTATTACTACTTTAGATCAGCCGGGCTGGTACTACAGAATGTTTTTTGGAAGACCAAGTGTAAATCAGTTAAAGAAATCAACTTTGGAATTTTGTGGTATAAAGCCAGTAAAAGTGAGTTATGTGGGGATTGTAAAAGGCTCTAATGAAGAACAAAGAAAAAAATGGCTGGAAAAAGTCTATAATTACGGATTGCGAAATAAATAGGGTGCAATTTAACAAATAACGAATAAAGAGGCAATTTTACGAATTTACAGAAATTATTTAGCAGTATTAATAAAGACAAAGAATAAGTAAAAGCTAGTGTAATTCGTGGTAAAAAAATATTAAGAAGGAAGATCCAATCCAAATGTAGAACGTAAAAGTTCAATATTTGGATTGATTTCTAAGAAACGATTGTATCGATCTTGATCGTTAAGGGCTCTTACTGCTTTAATCTCTTCGTTTACAATTACTTCAATTGTAATGTCATGATTATGTAAGTGACCTTTTAAATGTCCTAATAAACCATTCATCTGACTCTCAAAATCCAATTTGGAACCTTCATTTGGCAGTTCATATGAAATCGTTGTGCCGTTCAAAGTAGGATCGCTAATCAATAGAATCGATTCCATAATCTTAAGACCTTTTTGACCTAAACGTTCCGCATATTTGTTCCAATGAAGACGCATATCGGTTTCGTTAAATTCTTCAGTTAGAAAAACAGTAGTAGGTTTAACGTACGATTTACTATTTGCTTCCATTTCTTTTTTCTTGCGGATACTGGCAAGAGAAAAAGCAGAAACTTTAGGGCCATTATTTGCTTCTGTTTTTGGAGCTTCTGGAGTTTGAACTTTTGGAGTTTCAACAATTTTTTCGGGCTGAGAAACGGAAGTCTGATTTTGAGTTACAGCTTGAGAAGTTTGATTCTCATTTACTGCAGTATTTTCGACTTTGGGCTTTGGACTTTGGACTTCAACAATAGAAAAACTTCCATTTTTAAAGTAAACGGGCGGAATTATGAATTGCTCAGCTTTTTTTTTTCTCCATCAAAGTTGATAGAGGCCAATTGCATCAAACATAATTCTACCAAAAGACGTTGATTCTGACTTAATTTATACTTTAAATCACAGTCATTTGCAATGTCAATTCCTTTTAATAAAAAATCCTGAGAGCACTTTTGAGATTGCACACCGTACATTTGTTGTGCTTGTTCTCCAACTTCAAGCAAAGCAAGGGTTGCCGGAGTTTTACTTACTAATAAATCTCTAAAGTGAGAAGCCAGTCCGGCAATAAAATGATGTCCGTCAAAACCTTTTGCTAGAATATCATTGTAAGCCAGTAGAAGTTCCGGGATTTTATTCTCCAGAAGTAAATCAGTAATGGCTATATAAGTTTCGTAATCTAAAACGTTAAGATTTTCGGTTACGGCCTGACGTGTCAGGTTAGTTCCGCAATACGAAACCACACGATCAAAAATAGACAATGCATCACGCATTGCACCATCTGCTTTTTGAGCAATAATGTGCAGCGCATCGTCTTCAAAATTGATTCCCTGACTTTGAGCAACATCAGCCAAATGTTCTTTAGCGTCTTTTACTGTAATTCTTTTGAAATCAAAAATTTGACAACGTGATAAAATCGTCGGAATAATTTTGTGTTTTTCTGTTGTTGCTAATATAAAAATAGCATGTTTTGGCGGTTCTTCTAATGTTTTCAGGAACGCATTAAAAGCGGCTGAAGACAACATATGAACCTCGTCAATGATATATACTTTATATTGTCCTGTTTGTGGAGGGATTCGAACCTGATCAATCAGGTTACGGATATCATCAACTGAATTGTTTGAAGCAGCATCCAACTCAAAAACGTTAAAAGCAAAATCTTCATTTGGATCATCATATCCAGGCTGATTAATCTTTCTGGCCAGAATACGTGCACAGGTCGTTTTACCAACTCCACGCGGTCCGGTGAATAAAAGTGCAGAAGCAAGATGATTACTGTCAATAGCATTCAACAATGTGTTGGTAATGGCTTTTTGCCCCACAACATCCTTAAAGGTCTGCGGGCGATACTTACGAGCCGATACTACAAATTGTTCCATATTCTGTTTTATTCGATAGCAAATATAGAGTATAATTTAATGATTTAAAAATTAAAAAAATGAAAGATTTTTAACTGGTTGAATTGTAGAAAGAAAAAAATATTTTTGATTGGATTGCGAAAAAAAGTAGTAGTTTTATTGCAGAATCATTAATAAAAAATTACAGAAAATGAATGCAAAACAAATT
The sequence above is drawn from the Flavobacterium sp. N2038 genome and encodes:
- a CDS encoding SixA phosphatase family protein, with protein sequence MKNLILIRHAKSSWEAPLKDFDRPLMKRGILDAHEVSSNISKYLPKTYIIWSSSAARASETALIFAQNISYPIESIVYKDDLYTFDDKQLEKVIKSCDNSFESVILFGHNEAITNFVNKFGDVFIENVPTSGFVSLQFDSESWDTLNKGKTHKTIFPKDLK
- the ppk1 gene encoding polyphosphate kinase 1; the protein is MYEQKYIDREKSWLAFNARVLQEAADNTVPLLDRLRFVGIFSNNLDEFFRVRYAAIRRLSLSGISGEKYLGGISAHQLIKDITEIVIQQQSESLRILGNIEAELEAENIFIINEDQITKSQENFLKDFFMQKLSPELVTIILNDLAVFPVLKDTLGYLAVRLELANDEVRYALIEIPKTINRFVVLPSEDDKQYVILIDDVIRYKLKNIFNIFDYKSVSAHMIKITRDAQLDIDSDLSKSMLEKISSSVKDRRIGEPVRFIYDNLIEEDTLQFFLDKMKIVETDSIIPGGRYHNRRDYMSFPNLGRYDLLYKPNEPLPVPGLSMDGSILEKISKKDYLLHAPYQSFAYLTKFLREAALDPKVTSIKITLYRLAKNSQIISSLINAAKNGKRVVVQIELQARFDEASNISYAEQMQTEGIELIFGIKGLKVHSKICVIERLEEGKNRRYGFVSTGNFNEATAKIYTDVTLFTCNQGILKDVSKIFEFFDINYRVHRYKHLIVSPHYTRTKFIKLIDREILHALAGRKTHIKLKMNSLSDFKMIDKLYEASNAGVKIQLQVRGICSLIPGIPGMSENIEAISIVDNYLEHSRVYIFGNAGLTEVYISSADFMTRNLDGRVEVTCPIYDLEIKKELIDNFNIAWKGNVKVRYHSYKLDNKYKPRNHHAPFRAQFETYKYYLNKIEVMEQVPQKVNN
- a CDS encoding Ppx/GppA phosphatase family protein, which encodes MINIRKFAAIDIGSNAMRLLISNVVEQEGKEPQFNKSSLVRVPIRLGQDAFTVGEISAENTDRMVDAMKAFNLLMKVHKVERYMAFATSAMREAYNAKEVVALIKKKADIKIEIIDGKKEAAIIASTDLHHLLKTDETYLFVDVGGGSTEFTLFSDGKMINSRSFKAGTVRLLNNMVCDVVWDEIEKWIKTNTADYDEVTLIGSGGNINKLFKMSGKQQEKPLSYIYINSQYAFLNSLSYEQRIAELGLNSDRADVIIHATRIYLNAMKWSGARQIYVPKIGLSDGIVKAMYYGKI
- a CDS encoding TMEM175 family protein is translated as MNKTRLEAFSDGVLAIIITIMILEIKVPHGHEFADLKPLIPKFLSYVLSFIYVGIYWNNHHYLIHSLTKINGKILWANLHLLFWLSLIPVATGWMGEHNFAKASMALYGFVLLLSSIAYFILQRTIIISEGKNSVIAKAIGKDVKGNASSVLYIVGIFFSFYNVWVSGAAYFIVAMLWLIPDKRIERVFASKE
- a CDS encoding Crp/Fnr family transcriptional regulator, producing the protein MKSVFQSIQIIPQKELDQLDDLITTRKLKKGELLLKENQVSKEIYFIKKGILRSYFFNHLGDEITNCFAFENEFMASFSSFITQNVAEENIQALADTELEVLSRENLQKLYELGSHWQEIGRKLTEMEYVTLQKRLISFQKLSGTQRYEELYKNHQKYLQLIPLQYLASYLGVSPRHLSRIRKAVFQDICPVK
- a CDS encoding NAD(P)H-dependent oxidoreductase — encoded protein: MKKILIINGHPNAASFNFGIAESYKDGAIASGAQVETIIIANLKFNPNLQFGYQKRTELEQDLVESWQKIKSADHLVWIHPVWWGGLPAITKGFIDRLFLPGMAFQYKENSVWWDKLLKGKTAHIITTLDQPGWYYRMFFGRPSVNQLKKSTLEFCGIKPVKVSYVGIVKGSNEEQRKKWLEKVYNYGLRNK
- a CDS encoding DNA polymerase III subunit gamma/tau, with product MEANSKSYVKPTTVFLTEEFNETDMRLHWNKYAERLGQKGLKIMESILLISDPTLNGTTISYELPNEGSKLDFESQMNGLLGHLKGHLHNHDITIEVIVNEEIKAVRALNDQDRYNRFLEINPNIELLRSTFGLDLPS
- the dnaX gene encoding DNA polymerase III subunit gamma/tau; the encoded protein is MEQFVVSARKYRPQTFKDVVGQKAITNTLLNAIDSNHLASALLFTGPRGVGKTTCARILARKINQPGYDDPNEDFAFNVFELDAASNNSVDDIRNLIDQVRIPPQTGQYKVYIIDEVHMLSSAAFNAFLKTLEEPPKHAIFILATTEKHKIIPTILSRCQIFDFKRITVKDAKEHLADVAQSQGINFEDDALHIIAQKADGAMRDALSIFDRVVSYCGTNLTRQAVTENLNVLDYETYIAITDLLLENKIPELLLAYNDILAKGFDGHHFIAGLASHFRDLLVSKTPATLALLEVGEQAQQMYGVQSQKCSQDFLLKGIDIANDCDLKYKLSQNQRLLVELCLMQLASINFDGEKKKLSNS